The Fusarium falciforme chromosome 12, complete sequence DNA window CAGACTGCACCTCGAAGCGACTCTTGGCGGTGAACATGGGTAACACGATAATGCGACCGAATCTTGTTCCGGAGTTTCCTCCGGGCCAAAAACTCCGAATATGAGGAACTCTGTATACAATGACTAGAATCTTCTAATTCTATCAGTCAGTTATCATGATATGAATTCGTTGCGTTCCCTGTTGTTATCTTTCCGAGTCAAGGGTAGCATCCCCCGCTCGCTTGGCCAAGTGGCGAAGTTTCAAGAAGTTTCCATCTGCATCCGATCGCTAAAGAAATGCCTGAGGCCCCATTTTAATGGTAACAAATACCCTGCTGTGACCGGATTCACAAAGTCATCTGACGGCGTGCGATCTTCAACCCTAGGGTATTTATGGCCTGTTTGACCGTGTGACTATGAAGCTTCGTTGACGTCACCTTTGTTGCGAGTCGGGGAACAAGAGCCCGCGTGAGAACATATCAGATCAAGAAAAACTGCCCTTCATCTTTCTCTCCTGCATTGATATCGTTGCAGTTCGTTGTCGCATTGTCTCGTATCgtccttttccttgtccgCTGCCAATGTCTCTTGCCCAGCACGTCACTCAGGTTGAAGGGTTTGATTACCAAGGCCCTGCCAATCCCAATTACGAATGTCCCGCACCACCAAGCTTTCAAGGTCCTTTTGGCGCGCCCGATGTTCTGAGCCCCGGGGTCGGAGACGATACAAACAGATCTGAATGGCGACGGCTGAGCTTTGCTCCGGTCGACATCACGCAGGATGAGCCTCACATTGCAGCCTACAAGGTCTCGGATGTTAAGCGATTCGGTGAGTACATGCAGGAACCCGATGTTGATATGGCTGAAATATCGCTAACAATACCCTAGTGCAAGTCGCAACCGCCGTAATCGCATGCTGGTTTGCATCTGGCATCGTGTTCGGCTTCGCTGCTCTCAAACCAATCTTGATCGCAGAGGGCGTCTATCAAGAGCTCTGCCAGGTCAACACGTCACGCCTTGGCGATGAGCCAAGTCTTGATGCCCCCTGTGCCGAGCAGGACATGCGCTTgaatctcttttttatatccGCATCCATCTCTGCCAACGTCTCGTCTCTCTTTGCCGGCTCTGTCCTCGACCGTTACGGACGCCGTACATGCTGGATAGTATCCAGTCTCCTCCTGATCGCCGGTGCCCTGTTGATGGGCTCCTCTTTTGCCATCCCAAAGTTCGACGGTTATCTCCTAGCGAATGTTTTTCTTGCAGTCGGGGGAACATTTCTCTTCGTATCCAGCTTCCAACTCGCCAATGCCTTCCCCAAGAACTCAGGCCTGATCGTTGCCCTCGTCACTGGAGCTTTTGATGCTTCAGCAGCTGTCTTTCTCTTCTACCGCATGGCTTATGAGGCCTCCGGTAGAAGTTTCTCTCTTGAAAAGTTCTTCTTTGGATACATTGCCATTCCCGTATTGATCCTGGTGGCCGAACTACTTTGGATGCCCTCCCATGCATACCACACATTGCCagagctggagaagaagatcgaGCAGGCGCAAGATCGGACTCGCGATGTTCATGCTTCGGATGAAGAGATTTCCGACACTGCCGAATTGACTCGAGTGCGAAGTGCTCGTGCCGATAGACGTGTGGCCAAGCTTGAAAAGATTGAAGAGCTTGCGGGAGACAGTGAGGAACGAGAGCAGCGTATCAAGATTGAAGAGGGGAGAAACGAAACCAGTGGTGTTTGGGGAGTCCTACACGGTGTCCCAGCTCATCGTCAGATGCTGTCGCCTTGGTTCATTCTCATCCTGTTGTTGACTGTGCTCCAGATGCTCAGAATGAACTACTTCATTGCCAGCATCAGGGCTCAATACAGGTATATGTTGGGGTCAGacagcagagcagagcagatcAACGACTTCTTTGACGTGGCTTTACCCCTGGGTGGTGTTGCCTCGACTCCCTTCATCGGCCTGCTGCTCAACAATCTGAGCGTGCCCTCCACCTTTGGAGTGCtgaccatcttcatcatcgttaTTGGGGTTCTCAACTGTTTGTCATTTCTCTGGGCTGGGTATGCTACTGTCGTTGCATTCGTCATTTTCCGGCCGCTTTATTATTCTGCAATCTCGTAAGTGAGCCCTTCGCAATCAACCTACCTATGGTTACTGACTTGCTATCTAGTGATTACGCTACAAAAGTTTTCGGGTTCGCCACGTTTGGGCGCATCTACGGAACCATCACTTGTCTTTCTGGACTCGTCAATTTTGCCCAGTCTGGGCTTGATGTCCTTACACACGGGCCCCTAGATGGGAACCCTGTCCCTATCAACGTCACTCTGGGAGGTCTCGGAGCGGTTATCGGCCTAACTCTGACGATCTTCGTTGCTGTTAAAGGGAGAGTGTTTGTGGATCAAAAGGCAGAGATGGAGGCGGACCATGAGAGGGAACGGCTTCTATCTGATGCGAATGGCGGGTATGGCACGGGTGGACAAGCATAACCTACGGTGGATAACAGAATAGAAACGGAGGAAAAGACAGGTATTACTcagagagaaaaggacatAGAAGGATAGAAAAAGGAATCCAGCTTCTGGGATTGGGATATGGCCATTACGGACAATACTAAAGACTACATTTAAAAGGTGTGTTCTTTGTCGGATGATGAGCTTCACGCCTCGCGAGTAGTTTTAAGAGCATAAATAACACATAAACTACAATATTGAAGTATAGTAGCCTTAGAAGGTCTCATATTACTGTATGCTTGTTAGATCATTGGACACTGGGAACAAGGCGTGGACCCGTGCTCTGAGAATTTCAGGGGCTGGTGCTGATCATCGACAAAAACGAAACGCAGCTGGCAAAGGAACTTGCTCCGGATGGTCctgaattatttattttacgcCACCATTATTTGAACTACTCATTAAAGCAACTATGGAAGATGTACTAATAGAAGGTAGCGAGTAATACCAACACGGCCATCATGAACCCGTTGATTCCATTCACCGCACCCTTCGCAACCACAACTATCGGCTCAGTTGGGTGTTCCCAAGGGTGATTTTCGGCAGGAAGGTTAGCATTATCTGATCCACCCACAGGCTTCGGAGCTGCTTGAGTGTTGATTGCAGGAGGCTGTCGGgagtcatcttcatccttgtCGTCCCACTCGTAGTGCTCTGGCCGAGTCGGCTCTGAATATGCGGGAGCCTCTGGATTCACAGGCTCAGCTTTGATTGGCGGTGGAGGTGGCAAGTGGAAGTCTTGGCCTGGCTGCTTCGGCATGGCAGGCTGTGCTTGGTATGTGGCGGCGGGTTGCTGTTGGGCGGGCGGCCTAGGCGCTTGGTGAGGTCGAGTCGGCCTTGCCTGATCATTCTCTGCCGGATAATGATCGTCCACTGCAGGTGGGGAGTATTGATTTCCGGGACGTATTCCATGGTCTGGCCTTGGACGGCTTGCTGGCTctgtggccttggcctcggcacCCCAATGCACTCCATCCGCGGCCTTGTGAGGTATCGGACGACGCCATGCGCCCGGTTGGTATGAGTCCCCTTCACCAGTGGCCGGAGTACAAGCAGCCTTGGGGATTGTGAGGGTGACGCTGTTCGCGCCCTGCCAGCCGCAAGCCTTACACGGCTGGACAATCGTCGCCATCTCCACTGGTGGGATGGGTTGGACTGCACAGCGGTCGCATGGGTAGTACCCCAAAGTTATGACGACCTCGGTAACTGTCAAGTACTCGGGGTCTTGTGGATTAATGGTTTGGTAAACGACTGTTGTCACAGTAGATGCGTATGTGGCCTCGACCGTCTGAGTGATGTTGAAAGTGTAACCCTTGGGAGGGGAAGAGCCCTGCGTAGGGAAGGGAATGGGCAAGTTGTCTGCTGAAGATCCATCTGAAGGAGGGATGCTGGAAGGAATGTCGATAGATGAAGGATTGAGACTAGGAACGATGTCGACGGTAGAAGTTGGAGATAAGCTAGGGGCAAAGGAACTTGGAATGAGTGGTTCTGAAGTCGAGGGTATCACTTCGATGGATGAACGATCCAGGACTTGGATGAGGCCATAGAGAGTCAACAACCTGTCTGCGGAGACGGCACGACGTCGGTTGACGACATTTCCACCGCAGAAGAGGCCAGGGTCTCCGGGACATAGAAGATCGCACTGTCCATCTTGCACAAGGCCCGTGTTGGTCAATTCGTCCGCTACGTAGCATGACCTGCGCATTGTTAGAGTTACCTCTCGAGCAGGCTGGTACAAACATACCGGGAGTAGACGCCGACGTATTTTCTGCCCGCCGCCAGCTCAATGCACCGCGCAGGTGTCATTTCTGGATCTGTCAGCAGCTCTTCAAAGGTAGGATAACCTTGTCGAGAGCCGAGACAGCCAATGAATTTGTAATCCTTGATTGATGGCAAGTTGGAAGCCGCGGCAGCTTCTGTAGAGGTTTCCGATGCTGTAGAGGCTGAAGGGGGCAGAGGAGCAACTGTGGTGACAGTCTCCGAGACTGAGGGCTCTGAACTTGGGGTCTCAGTGGATGATGCGCCGATTGGCTCAGTCGAGGTGGTGCTCTCGGACGTCGGAGCGGGGGTTGGTAACACGGTGAACATTGAGTCTGAGGTAGTGGGTTCCAGAGTCGGGATAGGAGGCTCCAGTGACGAAGATTCAGGTGGAATGACTCCGGTGGTCGACTCTTCAGTACCTGTGGTGGATGTTTCAGTACTCATTGTGGGCAGGAGCTGGGTGCTTGTGACTGGGGATGTTTCAGTGCTTGGAGGAGATGTCCCAGCACTTGTGGTCGGTAGAGGCTGGCTGCTCTCAATTGTGGATGATTCTACACTTATCACGGTTGGGAGTTCAGCGTTGGTGGATGAAAGGGTTTCTGTTGACAATGGCTCGTCTGAAGACGGTTGAAGAATAATGGAAGATGTCTGTGTGCTGGTGGTTTCAAGGGTTGATTCTTGAGTGGTTGTATATGATGACTCGCTGCTCCAAACTGAGGACGAGTCGGGGGTTATGGACGTTGGTTCAATAGATGTGGTAGAAATTTGAGAAGTGGTCTCTGATGACTGGTTACTCCAGATTTCAGACGATTGAAGGGGGTTAGATGATTGAATGGTCATGGTTGATGATTCAGTGCTTGTAAGTGTGGTAGGGAGTTCAGTGCTTGTGGTAGGCCGGGTAGTCAAACCTGTTGTTGTTTCTGTCGACTGAGCTGTAGTAGTCTCAGTAGTCGAATCCTCTGTGCTCGTAGTCTCATTGCTTGTAATCTCATCACTCGTAGTTGGCAATTCTGTAGTCATCTCCGTTGTGGTCAGCTCGGTGGAGGTCTCCGTAGTGGTGCCAACTGAGGTAGTCATCTCGGTAGTTGTCTCGAGAGTTGTTGAGCTTTCTTCAGTCGTGGTCGTAGACTCTTCAGTCGTAGTTGTTACCTCGATCGTGGTGGTTGTTGGCTCCTCCGATGTTGTGGTCTCAGTGGTAGTCTCAGCCGTAGTCGTCGTTTCTTCAGTTGTAGTTGTCTCGGCAGTGGTCATCGTCTCCGCTGTGGTGGTTTCCGTTGTGGTTTCGGCAGTGGTTGTTGTCGtttccatcgtcgtcgtcgtcatctcaGTGGTAGTAGTCGTTTCCGCAGTTGTTGTCTCAGCAGCCGTAGTAGTGGTCTCAGCtgctgtggtggtggttgtctCTTCAGCAGTAGTCGTCGTTGTTTCTGCCATAACAGAGACAAAGATGGTCCCCGACACAGTCCCAGACGCCGTCTGGGTCGATGTACCTATCATTGTGGTTGtgacggtggtggtgacgTAGGCGAGGCGGAAGTCAGTATCGCAGTCGGTACAGCCTCCAGCTTTAATCAAGAGGCCAGAGTCCCATTCCGAATCGTTCGAGTCGCAGATGGCTATGATAACTGTGTGCGCTCCACTTCCTAGAACTGATCGCAAGAATGGCGGCGATGAGCCGGGGTACGAGGTGACACTGTTCGGAGGCGCAATGACGCGGCCCTGAGCCAGCCATGGAGACGTTGCTGTGATTCGGTTGCCGTCCTCATCTAGAGCGTATTGCATACCGTCAACGAAGATACCAATTGGGTCGGAAGATCTGTATCATAGATCGTTAGCAAGAACTCCTAGGACGCTAGGCCGGGTTCACCCAcgctccctcttcttccgaAGCGAGGATATATTCGAAATCGATTCCATTATAGCCAACACCAACGAGAATATCCACAGACAAGATGGCCGCGTTGAAGGTGTTGGCACCGCAGTATGTGTTCGATCCTGGTGCTCCGTTATTGACGTAGTGGTCTCCGTTAGGGAGGGCGCCCACCGCCGCTCCCGACGTCAATATCGCGCCGCTGCCGATTCCAAAAGGCCCATCCGTGAAGGTTCCGGAGCTAATTGTAGCTCCACTGAACGAGGCCTGGAGGATCGTGATGCCCGGACCCGAAAAGAGGGCAGCAGCCAACGTGTTGGCATCACCACTCCCCGTTACGCTGAAGCCCAGGCACTGGTGAACAAGGGTCGCCCAGAGGGTCAAAATGCCGGTCGACTTCATGATCGAGGCTCGGGCAGACCCGTGTCCAAGGTGGAGAGTTGCCTGGTCTACTCGTTACAGTACCCGAAAGGCACCTGCGGGACTCAGAAGTTTTCTACCAAGACTTCAGGGGCAGAAACGAATATTCGCTGCGTCGAGTGTGAGGCCCGTGTCTATGATCTAAAAGAGTTGGATATTACAAAACATTCCACAAATGGCATCTTCGACCGGCAAATGGCGGAGGATGCGTCCCTGGAGCTCGAATGTCTCACCTAACAGGCGGAGCGGGCGCATCCCCCGGTTTCGAAAGGTCCAATCCATCACTTTACGGTCCATGACTGATCGCATTCCAGATTTCCAAGACCTGGTACCTACTTGTTAAACAACGGAATACCAAAATGAGAAAAAGGGAGCACTGGATCGCGCGGCTTCTCCCGCTTGGTGACATCGTACCTGCATGCCAAGACCTGCCTCCCTCTCGAACCTCGTGCCATTACTCGTTCTTCTCGATAGGTCAAGACAGATTTTGTGATTTGGGTTAAGTCGGGATGTTTTTGGTGTCAGTAACTGCCCCAAAACCCATGCAATGGCGTACATCGTCGAATTATCCGCCAGGGGCATGTCGCCCTTGATAGTCATTGAGCGAATCCTTCAAAGGGAGCCTTTAAAAGACACCAAAAAGGGCTAATCAGTCTTACCAAGATTGCAGCTACATGGAAAGCCGGCAGTCGGTATTGGTATTTTCTCGGCAAACATCCCATTCAATGCCGGCAAATTTTGTTCGTGCCTTTTGTAAGATAGCGCCAAGGCTCATGTTACATCCATCAAGAGCAGATATCTCACATGGTCAATACATAAGGCGAAGGTGCCCGACTCTACGACTCACATGCTATTGCCAAGACTGAAGGTCACAAGGGGAGCTTGGAGAATCCAACTAGAGCGTTCACTTGACTGCACAGCCTCGAACCGTTACAGAAAGCATTCCGCTTTAGCATCAAGTCTCTTAGATTGGTTGGAAGCGTGGGAGACAATTGATATGGGCCGTATATTATCTCGACTCTAGATGTCACTCGATCCAGACAGACTCACTACACAGTAGTGATCCTAGAGTCCATCACCCTTCCTTCAGGGAGTGAACACGACCTGCTGACCCCATGCCGTAGCCCCCTCCGCTACAACAAGCGCCTGCTCCCAATCCTCGAGCGCAAAGCCCCCGCCCACAGTCTCATGTCCAGCGTCCTTACCGAGTTTCAAGACCCCAGTCTCGATCAACTTGATGAGCGAGACTAGCTCCGCCCGCGTGTACATGAACTGAcccttgatggtgatgttaCGAGTCATAATGCCCATGTAGTTGACGCTGACACCGAGCATGGCACCCAAGAAGACAGCCCGGCCGAAGGGTCGGAGTGAGTCAAGGGAGACGGAGAGATGGTGCGGGGATGCGGTTGCTTGTGGAGGCGATATGTCGATGAACGCGTCCGCGCCTTCAGGGCAGAGTTCTCGGATTGCCGCGAGGTCTTTTTCGGTATCACCAGTGAGTTCAAGGGCTGTGATACGAGGGTATCGACTTGTAAGGGGCTCCAGCTTAGAAGCTGAGCGTGAGAGTGCAATCACTCGGCAGCCAATCTGTGCGGCAATCTCGGCGACAGCACCGGAGAAGTGACCAGTCGCAGGTGCAACAATAACGGTCTGTCCAGTACGGAGATCAGCAGCGCTGACGCCGCCATATGCAACAGCCAGACGTTGGATGTAGTTCAAGTCGGCGTAAGAGTAGCCCATCTGGTCCCTCAGGATCGCCTCGTTAAGGACCAAGCAGTTCTCAATCGGCATGGTGGCAGTATCTCTCCAGAGTCCCTTGTACAATCCAAAAACCTCAACATCTCGCGCCTTGCCACCGCCGTCATGCAGACCAATCAAGACTCTAGTTCCATCAGGATCATCTCTGGCGGCGACGAAACCATTGATGAAGACGAGTTGACCTGGCTTCACAGCGACAGCACCGTCTCCCACAGAGAGCACTCGAGCAACAGCAGTGTCTCCGGGGGCAAAGGGGAGAGTGAAGGAAAGAAAGCCCTTTCCTGCAAATCCATCGCGGTTGTGAGGCCGTACAGAGGTGCTCAGAACACGCACCAAGGCGGTTCCTGGGGCTGTCGCGGTTGGGGTCAGAGACTTCTCCAAGATGAGAGGCTCGTTGAACGCAGGGACGATGAGGGACTTGGTTGTCTCCGGGAAAGCCTCCTGAGCAGCCATTTTCGTGAGGATGAAGGGGTTGATGCTTTGAAGTGCTAGGTAGATGTTGCGTCTTGTTGATGTGTCAAGTCATAGGTTTGCTGGACCCTCAGCCCTTTATATACTTGCGATATTTCACCTCTCTCCTACAAATTACCCAGTCATGGCGCATTTTCCTCCATTAATACGTCCTTGATCACAGATCGGAAGGTTGGTGATCCTTCTGTCGGAGCTTCGGAGCTTCTCGTTTCCTAAAAGGGCAAGGCTTACATCCGACATGTCCGGAGGTCAGGGATCCTCTCGGCCGCATGTACGGTTGCACGCACAAGTCAATTGGGAAACAAATGATCTGATGTCGTTTCATTTGACATATCGTAGAGGAGACAATTATCGATAGAACCCTACTCGTTGTCAGCATAGGCGCAAATGATGCAAGACTTTAACAGACCCAGTCGATGTCAGTTAACAACGCGTCGAATGATGGAGCCTCTGGGACGCTGAGAGCCAGGGCCTCTGATGGCTCTACCTCATTCTCCTCATACTGTGATACCAGCTGGGTTTGTTCCTCATTCCTCATGTCCTCCGCACGATAAAAAGTCGAGGTATCGTAGGGGATCTCAATCACCCAGTGTTTAGCGATTTGAATCTGACCCGAAATCACTCGAAGAACCCTCGAGGCTTCCGACGCATGCATAGAGGTCGCTGATCTAGCAGACCACATTTGACAGGCTGTCTCCAGCATGCCCTTGACATTGCTGCTTTCTTGCATACTGGAGAACAATTAGAACTCTTGTCTTGAAGGGCGGGAGTCCAACTCACGGCATATCTGGGCAGTCGGCGAATTCAAGGGGTGCCAGAATCTTCCAGACCATAAAGTCGCTGCTGGACAAATTGATTGCGATGTAGCGATCCTCGTGCAGTCGCCCTCCTCTTTGCAGCTCTCGATCTACTTCGATATATGCCCTCACACCCCTCATTGCCATCCTTCGGCAGATAGCCAGCGACACCTGAGACAGTTGGTCTTGGGGCTTGGTGAGATCGAGAAACGGCCGATAGAGTATGCTGTTACCCATCGAGTACAGAAGCTCCAGCATGATCCTATCCATGACCGTGTGACTCTGGTCAGTAAAGGCGGTGCTCCGAATCGAGCGTGCACGTAGGTAGGGTGGTATCGAAAGGTACCACGTTTCCAGCTCTTGGCCCAAGAGTATGGCATCCGGGTAAGTGCAAGCTTTAAGCCCAAGGGCATGACGGATGATTCGGCGTAGGATTGGGAGCAACATGGATTGGTAAACACATGCGGCCATGCTCTGAGAGTCCGTCAACGGCCGAGGGGATAAAAAGGCGCTGTCTTCATCAAAGTCATCATCAGTGACATTTGTTGGATGACCAGTATGACAGTTATCCTCGTGTATAAGAGACGGCAATCCTCGCCCAAAAGCGCAGAGAACGTCGTAAAACTGAATGATAAACCACACACGTCTTCTCATCTCGGCTTGAAACGGGGTGAGTGCAAGCGAGGGATCAGGCGGGACGCGATGATAACCTCGTAGTTGAGCCAACCGAACAGTCAAGCCACATAAAGAGTGTAGAGCAACATCCTGGCTTCCCCGTAGAGTAAATCTCGAGTGGCAATACATAGTTAGGGCCTCGATCGAAAATTCTTCAGCCTCGAGGTATTGACCTGCCAAAAGACACCTCGCCGCCATGTTCAGATATGTCAATGGGTCAACCGGTATGGGGCTGGTCCCCTTTGCATTCGTCACAACAGCTCCGACTGTCAAGACGGAAAACAATATGCTGACCCAGAGGAAATCCACAGGCTCTGGAGAGTTCCAGAACAGGTCATACTGCCTCCTGAACTGGTGAGCATGGATAAACGGAGCAGTCAAATATCGTGCGTTGAAATACGCAGCTATCATGCTGTCCGTGGCTTGTCGACTCGGCAACGCCCTGTGGATCTCAGGGAGAGTTGTAGGCGACATTGATCCAAATACCACATCAATTTCATGATGTGCGCTTGCGGGTTCTGCAGGTACAGTGGTTTCGTCCGCATCGAGAGCCTTCTGCATGCGGTTGATGCTCTCGGCCAGTTGGCTGTGCGAGACATCACTTCCCGTTCCTGACTTTTCAGCCAAGGCTTCGAGAATAAGCTTCATATGCCTCAATTCCTTCCGGAGCTTATCTTTTCCGGCAG harbors:
- a CDS encoding ADH-zinc-N domain-containing protein: MAAQEAFPETTKSLIVPAFNEPLILEKSLTPTATAPGTALVRVLSTSVRPHNRDGFAGKGFLSFTLPFAPGDTAVARVLSVGDGAVAVKPGQLVFINGFVAARDDPDGTRVLIGLHDGGGKARDVEVFGLYKGLWRDTATMPIENCLVLNEAILRDQMGYSYADLNYIQRLAVAYGGVSAADLRTGQTVIVAPATGHFSGAVAEIAAQIGCRVIALSRSASKLEPLTSRYPRITALELTGDTEKDLAAIRELCPEGADAFIDISPPQATASPHHLSVSLDSLRPFGRAVFLGAMLGVSVNYMGIMTRNITIKGQFMYTRAELVSLIKLIETGVLKLGKDAGHETVGGGFALEDWEQALVVAEGATAWGQQVVFTP
- a CDS encoding Zn(2)-C6 fungal-type domain-containing protein, encoding MNQDLSKYTTTFRASQPHRIKRNRQTVSCCSCRSRKLKCDREQPCGACRKRGEENACRFGPAPKRVSSSAGKDKLRKELRHMKLILEALAEKSGTGSDVSHSQLAESINRMQKALDADETTVPAEPASAHHEIDVVFGSMSPTTLPEIHRALPSRQATDSMIAAYFNARYLTAPFIHAHQFRRQYDLFWNSPEPVDFLWVSILFSVLTVGAVVTNAKGTSPIPVDPLTYLNMAARCLLAGQYLEAEEFSIEALTMYCHSRFTLRGSQDVALHSLCGLTVRLAQLRGYHRVPPDPSLALTPFQAEMRRRVWFIIQFYDVLCAFGRGLPSLIHEDNCHTGHPTNVTDDDFDEDSAFLSPRPLTDSQSMAACVYQSMLLPILRRIIRHALGLKACTYPDAILLGQELETWYLSIPPYLRARSIRSTAFTDQSHTVMDRIMLELLYSMGNSILYRPFLDLTKPQDQLSQVSLAICRRMAMRGVRAYIEVDRELQRGGRLHEDRYIAINLSSSDFMVWKILAPLEFADCPDMPMQESSNVKGMLETACQMWSARSATSMHASEASRVLRVISGQIQIAKHWVIEIPYDTSTFYRAEDMRNEEQTQLVSQYEENEVEPSEALALSVPEAPSFDALLTDIDWGSIDNCLLYDMSNETTSDHLFPN